In Aegilops tauschii subsp. strangulata cultivar AL8/78 chromosome 3, Aet v6.0, whole genome shotgun sequence, one genomic interval encodes:
- the LOC109774711 gene encoding eudesmanediol synthase-like — MYYVGEHAQEETHDNTLLELARLNSHLMRSLHLRELKALSLWWRDLYDTVNLPYTRDRMVEVYFWSCGMIPEEEHSRARLMFAKTFGLVTFLDDTYDVHATLEECHSFTGAMQRWDDSAVSILPEYLRMLYIKTLSNFKDFENMLKPHEKYRMSYARKAYQLQAKYYMQEAQWSNDKHQPTFKEHEELSVMSSGLPMLNLVALMGYGAIATKKVFEWTCAVPDVVRAGAQIGRFLNDISSYKLGKNKKDVASSVECYMGEKGTTGEEAVAAIAAMIEDSWRTMNLACMDMDRALLPAAQLVVNIARSNEVIYLRGRDGYTFGSHVKDLVTMLFLAPIPL; from the exons ATGTATTACGTTGGTGAGCATGCGCAGGAGGAGACGCACGACAATACGCTGCTAGAGCTTGCTAGGCTCAACTCTCACCTCATGAGGTCTCTTCACCTCAGGGAGCTAAAGGCACTGTCCTT GTGGTGGAGGGATCTTTACGACACGGTGAATCTACCGTACACTCGAGACCGTATGGTGGAGGTCTACTTTTGGAGTTGCGGAATGATCCCTGAGGAGGAACACTCACGCGCACGATTGATGTTCGCCAAGACGTTTGGGTTGGTGACTTTTCTTGACGATACCTATGATGTCCATGCCACCTTAGAGGAATGTCATAGTTTCACCGGAGCCATGCAGAG ATGGGACGATAGCGCGGTTTCTATTCTACCTGAATACCTTCGCATGCTATACATCAAAACGCTAAGCAACTTCAAAGATTTTGAGAATATGTTGAAACCGCACGAGAAGTACCGCATGTCTTATGCAAGAAAGGCG TACCAACTGCAGGCGAAATATTATATGCAAGAGGCCCAATGGTCCAACGACAAGCACCAGCCGACCTTCAAGGAACACGAGGAGTTGTCGGTCATGTCTTCGGGCTTGCCCATGCTTAACCTTGTGGCCCTCATGGGCTATGGCGCCATAGCAACCAAGAAGGTATTCGAGTGGACATGTGCCGTTCCCGACGTAGTCCGTGCCGGTGCACAGATCGGTCGCTTCCTCAACGACATCTCCTCTTACAAG TTGgggaagaacaagaaggacgTGGCTAGCTCCGTGGAGTGCTACATGGGGGAGAAGGGTACCACAGGGGAGGAGGCTGTGGCGGCAATCGCCGCCATGATAGAGGATAGTTGGAGGACCATGAACCTAGCATGCATGGATATGGACCGCGCATTGTTGCCGGCGGCGCAACTAGTGGTGAACATAGCAAGGTCGAACGAGGTCATCTACCTCCGCGGAAGGGACGGTTACACCTTTGGTAGCCACGTCAAGGACCTTGTCACCATGCTTTTCCTCGCCCCCATCCCCCTTTAA
- the LOC109774686 gene encoding uncharacterized protein, giving the protein MSVPWEQRSFSESKSPYGQLVTLVVKDEAGRRLTRTMRKTDNLQVLVDFYYNTMAPVVERGSGVFEYRGTQIVFPRQQVPVEFDMKDGDVVRVVKPHTLVTPVLKERYEESRSFACTVRRTDQLKGLMSFYLRTALKAGAVFELDGRRLVGDETPADLQLEDGAIIHVSPA; this is encoded by the coding sequence ATGTCGGTTCCGTGGGAGCAGCGGAGCTTCTCCGAATCCAAGTCGCCGTACGGTCAGCTCGTCACCCTCGTCGTCAAGGACGAGGCGGGCCGCAGGCTCACGCGCACCATGAGGAAAACCGACAACCTGCAGGTTCTCGTCGACTTCTACTACAACACCATGGCGCCCGTCGTCGAGCGCGGCTCGGGGGTTTTCGAGTACCGCGGCACGCAGATTGTGTTTCCCCGGCAGCAGGTGCCGGTGGAGTTTGACATGAAGGACGGCGACGTCGTCCGGGTGGTCAAGCCGCACACGCTCGTCACCCCCGTGCTCAAGGAGCGCTACGAGGAATCGCGCAGCTTCGCCTGCACCGTGCGGAGGACCGACCAGCTCAAGGGCTTGATGTCTTTCTACCTCAGGACGGCGCTAAAGGCTGGAGCTGTTTTTGAGTTGGACGGCAGACGTCTTGTAGGCGATGAGACGCCGGCGGACTTGCAGCTTGAGGATGGGGCAATCATCCACGTTTCTCCAGCTTGA
- the LOC141042592 gene encoding uncharacterized protein, producing the protein MSDDEKKKKAAAEQSPSSKAPLARLTGSGSGELRMVERVVREETGTSMMLTRTNYQEWTLVMQVKMQVARVWCAVTDAAADENDDRRALQILLTGVPPEMLRVLAAKDSAKKAWETIKTMRMGSERAREAKAQVRRREFEDLRFTDGESVEDFGLRLSGLVADLELYGDPVTEHKAVQKFLRVVPRRYRPMAMAIESLIDLKTMSIEELVGRFSACEDHYDLDDGAQSTGRLLLTHEEWLAREKLGGGGGSSSGGGGASKNKQPAKNKSPGGGKPAAGNGGAGGSGGSGGKKKGKCHFCGKLGHWKKDCWSYLKKQGQQGKKEQANLVREGGDEHEQGLFMAMVTPGTAAEPVAPQFFLNEEKVIPVPSPDGLWYFDTGATSHMTGEKSMFAKLDEGVHGTVKFGDGSHVAICGRGSIVFKCQSGEQRALTEVYYIPSMRSNIISVGQLDEGGCQIGIQNGLMTAHDPAQRILVRVRRSSTRLYTGMLTIDTPVCLMTKVDEETWKWHARMGHLHFRALRAMSAKGMVRGMPEIARIEQYCDGCALGKQHRAPFPQVSSYRAEHGLELVHTDLCGPITPPTPRGNKYFILVVDDYSRYMWIELLKSKDEAHTCFKRI; encoded by the coding sequence ATGTCGGACgacgagaagaagaagaaggcggcgGCGGAGCAGTCACCATCGTCAAAGGCGCCGCTCGCGCGCCTCaccggcagcggcagcggcgagcTCCGTATGGTGGAGCGCGTCGTGCGCGAGGAGACGGGGACGTCGATGATGCTGACGCGCACCAACTACCAGGAGTGGACGCTGGTCATGCAGGTCAAGATGCAGGTCGCCCGCGTCTGGTGTGCGGTGaccgacgccgccgccgacgagaACGATGACCGGCGCGCGCTACAGATCCTTCTGACCGGCGTCCCGCCGGAGATGCTGCGCGTGCTGGCCGCCAAGGACTCGGCGAAGAAGGCGTGGGAGACAATCAAGACCATGCGCATGGGCAGCGAGCGCGCCCGTGAAGCCAAGGCGCAAGTGCGCCGGCGGGAGTTCGAGGATCTCCGTTTCACAGACGGGGAGTCCGTCGAGGATTTTGGGCTGCGGCTTTCTGGCCTCGTTGCCGATCTGGAGTTGTACGGAGACCCCGTCACCGAGCACAAGGCCGTCCAGAAGTTCCTCCGAGTGGTGCCGCGGAGGTACCGCCCGATGGCCATGGCGATTGAGTCCTTGATCGATCTGAAAACCATGTCCATTGAAGAGCTCGTTGGGCGTTTCTCTGCATGTGAGGACCACTACGACCTCGACGACGGTGCGCAATCCACCGGGCGCCTTCTGCTCACTCATGAGGAGTGGCTGGCCCGTGAgaagctcggcggcggcggcggctcatcGTCTGGTGGCGGCGGCGCCAGCAAGAACAAGCAGCCGGCCAAGAACAAGTCTCCCGGCGGAGGCAAACCTGCGGCCGGCAACGGCGGCGCTGGTGGATCCGGTGGATCGGGCGGAAAGAAGAAAGGGAAATGTCACTTCTGTGGGAAACTTGGCCACTGGAAGAAAGACTGTTGGTCGTATCTGAAAAAACAAGGCCAGCAAGGGAAGAAGGAACAAGCCAATCTGGTGCGCGAAGGAGGCGACGAGCATGAGCAAGGCCTGTTCATGGCCATGGTTACCCCCGGCACAGCGGCTGAACCAGTGGCACCACAGTTTTTTCTCAATGAAGAAAAGGTAATCCCCGTGCCATCCCCTGACGGTCTATGGTATTTTGACACGGGTGCCACAAGTCACATGACAGGAGAGAAGAGCATGTTTGCTAAGCTTGATGAGGGCGTGCATGGCACGGTCAAATTTGGAGATGGGTCACATGTAGCAATCTGTGGCAGGGGATCCATTGTTTTCAAGTGCCAGAGCGGCGAGCAGCGTGCCTTGACAGAGGTATACTACATACCGAGCATGCGAAGCAACATAATCTCTGTTGGTCAGTTGGACGAAGGTGGGTGTCAGATTGGGATTCAGAATGGTTTGATGACAGCACATGACCCAGCTCAACGCATACTAGTTCGTGTCCGGCGATCAAGCACTCGTTTGTACACCGGCATGCTGACCATTGACACGCCGGTGTGTCTGATGACCAAAGTGGATGAGGAGACTTGGAAGTGGCATGCTAGAATGGGGCATTTGCATTTCCGAGCGCTGCGTGCCATGTCTGCAAAAGGGATGGTTCGAGGTATGCCTGAGATAGCTCGCATCGAGCAGTATTGCGATGGCTGTGCACTAGGGAAACAGCATCGAGCCCCTTTCCCGCAGGTGAGTTCATATCGAGCAGAGCATGGTCTGGAGCTAGTGCATACAGATTTGTGTGGTCCGATCACGCCACCAACACCAAGAGGGAACAAATACTTCATCCTTGTTGTTGATGACTATAGTCGGTACATGTGGATTGAGCTGCTCAAGTCTAAGGATGAGGCACACACCTGTTTCAAGAGGATTTAG